From Methylobacterium radiodurans, a single genomic window includes:
- a CDS encoding YgaP-like transmembrane domain, which yields MASQTINELAHDIFSGQPNLTTTERAVSVALGLGIAAAAAQPRPNKLLSLAALMVGVGLALRGATGHCAMKAASQRL from the coding sequence ATGGCGTCCCAGACGATCAACGAGCTGGCCCACGACATCTTCAGCGGCCAGCCGAACCTCACCACCACGGAGCGGGCCGTCTCGGTCGCCCTCGGTCTCGGCATCGCGGCCGCCGCCGCCCAGCCGCGCCCGAACAAGCTTCTCAGCCTCGCTGCCCTGATGGTCGGCGTCGGTCTCGCGCTCCGCGGCGCCACCGGCCACTGCGCCATGAAGGCCGCCTCGCAGCGCCTCTGA
- a CDS encoding GlsB/YeaQ/YmgE family stress response membrane protein translates to MGILWTIIIGFLAGVIAKFIMPGDNEPSGFILTTILGIVGAFVATFIGQAVGWYGPNQGAGFIGAIVGAVVVLAIYGFFASRSRTTTL, encoded by the coding sequence ATGGGTATTCTCTGGACCATCATCATCGGCTTCCTGGCCGGCGTCATCGCCAAGTTCATCATGCCGGGCGACAACGAGCCGTCGGGCTTCATCCTCACCACGATCCTCGGCATCGTCGGCGCCTTCGTGGCGACCTTCATCGGTCAGGCGGTGGGCTGGTATGGCCCGAACCAGGGCGCGGGCTTCATCGGCGCCATCGTGGGCGCGGTTGTCGTGCTCGCCATCTACGGCTTCTTCGCCAGCCGCAGCCGCACCACCACGCTCTGA
- a CDS encoding RidA family protein produces the protein MTIERIEPGKRMAQAVAYGDTVYLAGQVAADTVGTGVTAQTQQILGQIDRLLQAAGSDKERILSATVYLADIATFAEMNAAWDAWVSKENPPARATVEAKLAGPEYLVEIVVVAARSR, from the coding sequence ATGACGATCGAGCGGATCGAGCCGGGCAAGCGCATGGCGCAGGCGGTGGCTTACGGAGACACGGTCTATCTCGCCGGGCAGGTCGCGGCCGACACGGTGGGCACCGGCGTCACCGCGCAGACCCAGCAGATTCTCGGGCAGATCGACCGCCTGCTGCAAGCGGCCGGCAGCGACAAGGAGCGCATCCTCTCGGCCACCGTCTACCTCGCCGACATCGCGACCTTCGCCGAGATGAACGCCGCCTGGGACGCCTGGGTCTCGAAGGAGAACCCGCCGGCCCGCGCCACCGTCGAGGCGAAGCTCGCGGGACCCGAATATCTCGTCGAGATCGTCGTCGTCGCGGCGCGCTCCCGGTGA
- a CDS encoding polyamine ABC transporter substrate-binding protein — MVGPMVGLLGGARAEERVVNIYNWSDYIDPKVLEAFTRETGIKVVYDTYDNNEILETKLLAGRSGYDVVVPSGPFLQRLIRAGAFRPLDKARLKNLGNVWPEIAGRLAAYDPGNAYAVDYMWGTTGIGYNLGAVRERLGANAVLNSWSTVLNPTSANKLKECGIMMLDSPEDLIPAMLPFYGLKSDTKRWDDMTQVTDALYKVRGTVRKFHSSEYIQALANGDLCVAVGYSGDVMQAKKRADEAKNGVEIGYVVPKEGSIMWFDAFAIPKDAPHVAEAHAFIDYMLRADVAAANSNFVSYASGVLPAKALVKPEILNNPGIYPDEATMQRLSVNTAWDDRTQRFITRLWTRVRTGR; from the coding sequence ATGGTGGGCCCCATGGTGGGTCTCTTGGGCGGGGCCCGGGCGGAGGAGCGCGTCGTCAACATCTACAACTGGTCGGACTACATCGACCCGAAGGTGCTGGAGGCCTTCACCCGGGAGACCGGGATCAAGGTTGTGTACGACACCTACGACAACAACGAGATCCTGGAGACGAAGCTGCTCGCCGGCCGCTCCGGCTACGACGTGGTGGTGCCCTCCGGGCCCTTCCTGCAGCGGCTGATCCGGGCCGGCGCCTTCCGCCCCCTCGACAAGGCGCGGCTGAAGAACCTCGGCAACGTCTGGCCCGAGATCGCGGGCCGGCTCGCGGCCTACGACCCCGGCAACGCGTACGCCGTCGACTACATGTGGGGCACGACCGGAATCGGCTACAATCTGGGCGCCGTGCGTGAGCGCCTCGGCGCCAACGCCGTCCTCAACTCGTGGAGCACCGTGCTCAACCCGACCTCGGCCAACAAGCTGAAGGAGTGCGGGATCATGATGCTCGACAGCCCCGAGGATCTGATCCCGGCGATGCTGCCCTTCTACGGGCTGAAGAGCGACACCAAGCGCTGGGACGACATGACCCAGGTCACGGACGCGCTCTACAAGGTCCGCGGCACGGTGCGGAAATTCCACTCCTCCGAGTACATCCAGGCGCTCGCCAACGGCGATCTCTGCGTCGCGGTCGGCTACTCGGGCGACGTGATGCAGGCCAAGAAGCGCGCGGACGAGGCCAAGAACGGCGTCGAGATCGGCTACGTCGTCCCGAAGGAGGGCTCGATCATGTGGTTCGACGCCTTCGCGATCCCGAAGGACGCGCCGCACGTAGCCGAGGCCCACGCCTTCATCGACTACATGCTGCGCGCCGACGTGGCGGCCGCCAACAGCAACTTCGTCTCCTACGCCAGCGGCGTGCTGCCGGCCAAGGCCCTGGTGAAGCCGGAGATCCTCAACAACCCTGGCATCTACCCGGACGAGGCGACGATGCAGCGCCTCTCCGTCAACACTGCCTGGGACGACCGCACCCAGCGCTTCATCACCCGGCTCTGGACGCGGGTGCGGACCGGGCGGTGA
- a CDS encoding beta-ketoacyl-ACP synthase → MTAHSNRDARVFRDGKGRARVAVTGIGLVTSLGQGQADNWAALTAGRSGIHAIRRFPTDTLRTRIAGTVDFLDTEPLVAPLLSERFAAEAAEEAVAQAGIGRRGDFPGALFIAVPPVEMEWPQRQALAEASGQNGEVSYAGLQTAAASRRFDPWHDLFIFGTVAERIAERFGTKGSPISLSTACSSGATAIQLGVEAIRRGETQAALCIGTDGSVNPESLIRFSLLSALSTQNDPPEGASKPFSKNRDGFVMGEGAAALVLEDAEAAVARGATILGYVLGCGEKGDGFHRTRSSPDGAPIVAAIRASLEDAGLEAQDIDTVNAHGTSTPENDKMEALGLAAVLGERVGQVPVTSNKSMIGHTLTAAGAIEAAFSLLTIRHGRIPPTINHALPDPAIPLDIVGQARDVAVSRVLSNSFGFGGQNTCLILGAEPA, encoded by the coding sequence ATGACTGCGCATTCGAACCGCGACGCCAGAGTCTTTCGGGACGGTAAGGGCCGGGCCCGCGTCGCCGTCACCGGCATCGGCCTCGTCACCTCCCTCGGCCAGGGACAGGCTGACAACTGGGCGGCGCTCACCGCCGGGCGCTCGGGGATCCACGCGATCCGGCGCTTCCCCACCGACACCCTGCGCACCCGCATCGCCGGCACCGTCGACTTCCTCGACACCGAGCCGCTCGTCGCCCCGCTGCTGTCCGAGCGCTTCGCCGCCGAGGCCGCCGAGGAGGCGGTGGCGCAGGCCGGCATCGGCCGGCGGGGCGACTTCCCCGGTGCCCTGTTCATCGCCGTGCCGCCGGTCGAGATGGAGTGGCCGCAGCGGCAGGCGCTCGCCGAGGCCTCCGGCCAGAACGGCGAGGTCAGCTACGCGGGGCTCCAGACGGCCGCCGCCAGCCGCCGCTTCGATCCCTGGCACGACCTCTTCATCTTCGGCACCGTGGCCGAGCGCATCGCCGAGCGCTTCGGCACCAAGGGCTCGCCGATCTCGCTCTCGACCGCCTGCTCGTCGGGCGCCACCGCGATCCAGCTCGGCGTCGAGGCGATCCGGCGCGGCGAGACCCAGGCCGCGCTCTGCATCGGCACCGACGGTTCGGTGAACCCGGAATCGCTGATCCGCTTCTCGCTGCTCTCGGCGCTCTCGACCCAGAACGACCCGCCCGAAGGCGCCTCCAAACCCTTCTCGAAGAACCGCGACGGCTTCGTCATGGGCGAGGGCGCCGCCGCCCTGGTGTTGGAGGACGCGGAGGCGGCGGTGGCGCGCGGTGCCACCATCCTGGGCTACGTGCTCGGCTGCGGCGAGAAGGGCGACGGCTTCCACCGCACCCGCTCCAGCCCGGACGGCGCGCCGATCGTCGCGGCGATCCGGGCGAGCCTGGAGGATGCGGGCCTGGAGGCGCAGGACATCGACACGGTCAACGCCCACGGCACCTCGACGCCCGAGAACGACAAGATGGAGGCGCTCGGCCTCGCCGCCGTGCTGGGCGAGCGGGTGGGACAGGTGCCGGTCACGTCCAACAAGTCGATGATCGGCCACACGCTGACCGCGGCCGGGGCAATCGAGGCGGCTTTCTCGCTCCTCACCATCCGGCACGGGCGCATCCCGCCGACCATCAACCACGCGTTGCCCGATCCGGCGATCCCGCTCGACATCGTGGGACAGGCCCGGGACGTCGCCGTCTCCCGCGTCCTGTCGAACTCCTTCGGCTTCGGCGGCCAGAACACCTGCCTGATCCTCGGGGCCGAGCCCGCATGA